A part of Pirellulales bacterium genomic DNA contains:
- a CDS encoding dockerin type I domain-containing protein yields the protein LVAPQTGVPLFSALGDINGFAHTTLTSSPSAGAIAATIANGGLGTLNSVDFAQNNPNFEVVVGSTGSHEGAYTTNDGVTWTEFASRPNNNASGGAVAVSADGSTILWAASGKLPFFSTNNGSTWTAATMPSGTLTGGTVVSDRVNSSVFYYWTENSSDNQWKLYISTNGGHSFTQTGSALSNGNITLVANPLTAGDLWISSYNGVYHSTNSGTSFTQVSSIGFANVPSMTLGAPPPGKTYPAIYIYGTINNFLGVYRSDDAGQTWILLNDVNHQWGGLVDTMAADPNVFGRVYLGINGRGVIVGNPASSLPSGWVDADINMPGNPGWASSSTTLSTGATVNLWTVVGGGAGIGDSSDQFNFAYQPISGDVAITAEILSMTNADGTHGTPASGVMFRAGTSSNDPFAALLQSDGNSLVFEYRTTSGGSITSVPLGSIPVGSEYVRVVRVGNNFSGFYSSDGVTWTQLGSTIAIAAMPTSADVGLAAAANYNPQLTSAIFTNVAILLRGDINLDGHRDAADIVALINALVGLNTYQMTRQLSSQDLLNVADINNDGHVNNLDVQALINLLLGGGGSVSTESTTASSTDGLFGDLNPTPPTLLTSTPSATDFLTSNNNNTPRQKIPIEAPAKPHGQIEFSLPGVQATKGFSGLSLLSSVRTSQPISQMALDQFYGTFEPEDSLALAPTSSRITHPQDDFDLLESFWAHRGLNLQFNLDGQVTKVAAWATRDAQAAEGKVFLDVTVIAWVFPPERHWGLHLHGCPLH from the coding sequence GTTGGTTGCTCCCCAAACAGGCGTTCCGCTGTTCAGCGCGCTGGGTGACATCAATGGATTTGCGCACACTACACTTACTTCATCTCCAAGCGCAGGGGCAATTGCTGCAACGATTGCTAATGGTGGCCTGGGAACATTGAACAGCGTCGATTTCGCGCAAAACAATCCAAATTTTGAAGTGGTCGTTGGCAGCACCGGCAGCCATGAGGGTGCTTACACAACGAACGATGGCGTAACGTGGACCGAATTTGCCTCTCGCCCGAATAATAATGCCTCGGGTGGGGCGGTCGCCGTTTCTGCCGATGGCAGCACTATTCTGTGGGCCGCTTCTGGAAAGTTGCCATTTTTTTCCACGAACAACGGTTCGACATGGACCGCAGCGACTATGCCCAGCGGCACGCTTACCGGAGGAACGGTTGTCTCCGACCGTGTCAATTCCAGCGTATTTTACTATTGGACCGAAAACAGTAGCGACAACCAGTGGAAGTTATACATCAGCACCAACGGCGGTCACTCGTTTACTCAAACTGGATCGGCGCTAAGTAATGGCAATATCACGTTGGTTGCCAACCCGCTGACTGCCGGTGATTTGTGGATTTCCTCATACAACGGCGTGTATCATTCTACAAATTCCGGGACTAGTTTTACGCAGGTTAGTTCAATCGGATTTGCCAACGTTCCCAGCATGACGCTGGGGGCGCCTCCGCCCGGAAAAACATATCCTGCGATCTACATCTATGGCACGATCAATAATTTCCTTGGAGTTTACCGTTCGGATGATGCCGGCCAAACGTGGATCTTGTTGAATGATGTGAATCATCAGTGGGGTGGCTTGGTAGACACCATGGCGGCCGATCCGAACGTGTTCGGTCGAGTGTATTTGGGAATCAATGGTCGCGGGGTGATTGTCGGCAATCCCGCCAGCAGCTTGCCCAGTGGCTGGGTTGATGCGGACATTAATATGCCGGGTAACCCTGGTTGGGCTTCTAGCTCCACAACTCTGTCGACCGGAGCAACGGTAAACCTGTGGACAGTAGTTGGCGGCGGCGCAGGAATCGGGGACTCAAGTGACCAATTCAATTTTGCTTATCAGCCGATCAGCGGTGATGTGGCCATAACTGCCGAAATTCTGAGCATGACCAATGCCGATGGAACGCACGGCACGCCGGCGTCGGGCGTAATGTTTCGCGCTGGAACTAGCTCGAACGATCCCTTTGCCGCCTTGCTACAAAGCGATGGCAATAGTTTGGTTTTTGAATATCGCACGACAAGTGGCGGTAGTATAACCTCGGTGCCATTGGGGAGCATTCCGGTTGGTTCGGAATACGTACGGGTAGTCCGCGTCGGCAATAACTTTAGTGGTTTTTACAGTTCCGATGGGGTGACATGGACACAGTTGGGGTCAACCATTGCAATCGCAGCAATGCCAACTTCTGCGGACGTTGGCTTAGCTGCCGCCGCAAACTATAACCCGCAGTTGACGAGCGCAATCTTCACAAACGTCGCAATACTACTAAGGGGCGACATTAATCTTGATGGCCACCGTGATGCAGCGGACATTGTCGCATTGATAAACGCCCTTGTGGGTTTGAATACGTATCAAATGACTCGGCAGTTATCATCGCAAGATCTACTTAATGTTGCTGATATCAATAACGACGGTCATGTAAATAACCTGGATGTGCAGGCGCTAATCAATCTGTTGCTTGGCGGCGGAGGGAGCGTCAGTACTGAGAGTACTACTGCAAGCTCAACAGACGGTTTGTTCGGAGATTTGAATCCAACACCGCCGACCTTGTTAACGAGTACGCCATCGGCAACGGATTTCCTGACATCCAACAACAACAATACACCGCGCCAAAAGATACCGATCGAGGCCCCGGCCAAGCCGCATGGCCAAATTGAATTTTCCTTGCCAGGTGTTCAAGCCACGAAGGGGTTTAGTGGTCTCTCGCTGTTATCTTCTGTGCGAACCTCACAGCCGATCTCTCAGATGGCACTCGATCAATTCTACGGCACTTTCGAGCCAGAGGATTCGCTAGCACTTGCTCCAACCTCATCACGAATAACGCACCCCCAAGATGACTTTGATCTTCTCGAAAGCTTTTGGGCCCATCGCGGCCTGAATTTGCAATTCAATTTGGATGGTCAGGTTACAAAAGTAGCCGCCTGGGCGACCCGCGACGCCCAAGCGGCTGAAGGAAAAGTTTTTCTGGATGTAACCGTTATCGCGTGGGTGTTCCCACCTGAACGCCATTGGGGCCTGCATCTACATGGGTGCCCCCTGCATTGA
- a CDS encoding divalent metal cation transporter: MAGASIGYPVLWLALVTFPLMAAIQFICAKIALVYGTGLTRIMREQFPRFVVYPAIVALVVANTINAAADIQAIAAGINLLAPIPILALILPVALLILLVQIWGSYRLIVKIFRWLTLSLFAYIGASFLAHPNWTSVLRGTLVPSIRFDSNFLSMLVALLGTTISPYLFFWQANQEIEEEIADGKTQRWQRKGATPKELKFAAWDVITGMFLSNVVMYFIILATAATLHTAGKTEISTATEAADALRPIAGNAAYILMAFGLIGTGILAVPILTGSAAYSVAELCGWKCSLDAKPWQAKEFYVVIIVCTLAALAINYLGVNPMQALFWTAVINGFLAPPLLIIVMLIASNSQIMGKRSNGLIVNTLGWTTTVAMFIAAIVLVWTWIY; this comes from the coding sequence ATGGCCGGAGCTTCGATCGGTTACCCAGTATTATGGCTGGCGCTGGTCACTTTTCCTTTAATGGCCGCAATTCAATTTATTTGTGCAAAAATTGCATTGGTTTACGGCACCGGTTTGACTCGCATTATGCGCGAACAGTTTCCGCGCTTTGTGGTTTACCCGGCAATTGTTGCACTAGTTGTTGCTAACACCATCAATGCAGCAGCAGATATTCAGGCGATTGCGGCGGGAATCAATCTTCTAGCGCCGATCCCCATTTTAGCCTTAATACTTCCGGTCGCTTTATTGATTCTGTTGGTCCAGATTTGGGGAAGCTACCGGCTGATCGTTAAGATATTTCGCTGGTTGACTCTGTCACTATTCGCATATATCGGCGCGTCGTTCCTTGCCCATCCAAATTGGACCTCTGTCTTGCGAGGCACGCTGGTTCCGTCCATTCGCTTCGACAGCAATTTCCTTTCGATGCTAGTGGCTCTGTTGGGGACGACCATTTCTCCCTATCTATTCTTTTGGCAAGCCAACCAAGAAATTGAGGAGGAAATTGCTGACGGAAAAACGCAACGCTGGCAGCGCAAAGGCGCAACTCCAAAGGAATTGAAGTTCGCCGCATGGGATGTGATCACGGGAATGTTTCTTTCCAATGTCGTAATGTATTTCATCATTTTGGCTACGGCGGCAACTTTGCATACTGCGGGTAAGACTGAAATCAGCACCGCTACGGAAGCGGCCGACGCGCTGCGGCCTATCGCGGGGAATGCCGCCTATATTTTGATGGCCTTCGGTTTAATCGGCACAGGCATATTAGCGGTGCCGATTCTTACGGGCTCAGCAGCTTATAGCGTGGCAGAACTGTGTGGATGGAAATGCAGCTTGGATGCCAAGCCCTGGCAGGCTAAAGAATTCTATGTGGTCATAATCGTTTGCACGCTTGCTGCACTGGCAATCAATTACCTGGGTGTAAATCCGATGCAGGCGTTATTTTGGACCGCTGTAATTAACGGATTTTTGGCACCGCCGTTGTTGATAATTGTGATGCTCATCGCCAGCAATTCGCAGATTATGGGAAAACGGAGCAATGGGTTAATTGTGAATACTCTTGGTTGGACGACAACCGTGGCAATGTTTATCGCAGCGATTGTGCTGGTATGGACCTGGATCTACTAG
- a CDS encoding CsbD family protein: MNWDQIEGNWKQLQGKVRERWGKLTDQDLTVVQGKRDQLLGKIQERYGIAKQEAETELKRFTDEIKTG; the protein is encoded by the coding sequence ATGAATTGGGATCAAATTGAAGGTAATTGGAAGCAACTCCAAGGCAAAGTTCGCGAACGCTGGGGTAAGTTAACAGATCAGGATTTGACAGTAGTCCAGGGCAAACGTGATCAATTGCTGGGAAAAATTCAGGAACGCTATGGTATTGCTAAACAGGAAGCTGAGACCGAACTAAAGCGATTTACTGACGAAATAAAGACCGGTTAG